The Aedes aegypti strain LVP_AGWG chromosome 3, AaegL5.0 Primary Assembly, whole genome shotgun sequence genome contains a region encoding:
- the LOC5577483 gene encoding proteasome subunit beta type-5 yields the protein MALADVCGLPTGSLMSGAPMDHQFFQRDLALNSQNLHNSFSLAVPPFQEPAENLAKLQAHGESSGIKMEFDHGTTTLGFRFQGGVILAVDSRATGGQFIGSQTMKKIVEINDYLLGTLAGGAADCVYWDRVLAKECRIYELRNKERISVAAASKIMSNIVYYYKGMGLSMGMMLAGYDKRGPQLYYIDSEGTRTPGKVFSVGSGSIYAYGVLDSGYKWDLTDEEAQDLGRRAIYHATHRDAYSGGIVRVYHIKPTGWVNISNQDCMDLHFKYQDEKQQKFGS from the exons atggcCCTTGCTGATGTGTGTGGTCTTCCCACGGGAAGCCTAATGTCTGGTGCCCCGATGGACCATCAATTCTTCCAGCGGGATCTTGCccttaacagtcaaaatctccACAACAGTTTCTCCCTTGCGGTTCCACCGTTCCAAGAG CCGGCGGAGAATCTGGCCAAACTCCAGGCCCATGGCGAATCTAGTGGAATCAAGATGGAGTTCGACCACGGTACCACAACGCTCGGTTTCCGGTTCCAGGGTGGGGTCATCCTGGCCGTAGATTCCCGTGCCACCGGAGGCCAATTCATCGGATCGCAAACAATGAAGAAGATTGTGGAAATCAACGACTACCTGCTGGGGACGCTGGCCGGAGGTGCTGCCGATTGTGTGTACTGGGATCGGGTACTGGCTAAGGAGTGTCGCATTTACGAACTGAGGAACAAGGAACGGATTTCGGTGGCCGCCGCCAGCAAGATCATGTCCAACATCGTGTACTACTACAAGGGCATGGGCCTGAGTATGGGAATGATGCTGGCCGGATACGATAAGAGG GGCCCCCAACTTTACTACATCGATTCCGAAGGCACGCGTACCCCGGGCAAGGTGTTCTCGGTTGGCAGCGGTTCCATCTACGCGTACGGCGTTCTGGACTCCGGCTACAAGTGGGACTTGACAGACGAGGAAGCCCAGGATTTGGGCCGCCGAGCGATCTACCACGCAACTCACCGCGATGCATATTCTGGCGGTATCGTCCGAGTGTATCACATCAAACCGACCGGATGGGTTAACATTTCCAACCAAGACTGTATGGATCTGCACTTCAAGTACCAGGATGAGAAACAGCAGAAGTTTGGATCTTAA